Below is a genomic region from Halorussus salinus.
CGACTACGAGTCCCACATGGTCCCCTCGTCGCACTCGGAACGCACCGAAGTCGAGGAGGTCAGCGGTCAGACCGGCGTGCCCGTGCTGGTGGACAGGGACAACGGCGTCGAGGGCATGCCCGAGAGCGACGACATCGTGGAGTACCTCGAAGAGACCTACGGCGACGGCGCGGCCTGACGGCTCGAATCGCTGTTTTCTGCGGAGAGTGAAAGAAACGAGACGAGAGCGATCAGGCCGGTTCCTCGCCGCGCTCCCGAATCAGGTCCCGCAACTCGTCGGGGTCGTCGATGTCCTCCAACTCCTCGCGCTCGACCAAGCCGGTGCCGTCCACGCTCTCGCGCTTGGCCTCGTCCACGAAGTAGACCGAGCGCGTCCGGGCGACCTCGCCGATGGAGGACATGATGCGGGCGCGCTTCTCGGCCGCCTTGGTGAACGCCGAGTGGCCGGTCAGCACGTTCTCCTCGCTGGAGTTGTCCTCGCTGACGGTCTTGAACGGCGCGCGGACGGTCGGATGGACCTCGAAGCCAGCGCGGGTGAGGACCGTGACGATGCGCTCGTCGTCGTCCTCCGGCTCGGGGTCGTCGGGGGTTGGTTCGCCCTCGCGGACCTCGTCGGCCCCGTCGAGAACGTCCACGGGACTGGTGAGGTCGCCCTCGAACATGTTTTCGAGTTCGAGCGCCACGTCCACGCTGGCGTTCATGCCGTCCTCGTACTTCGAGACGGTGCGCCGCGAGACGCCCAACTCGGAGGCCAGACGGCCGAGGCTCCAGTCGCGCTTCTCGCGCTCGTCGCGCAACACGTCGCCGTCGATGTTGACGTACAGGCCGCCGGGCGCGGCGTAGACCAGCGGCGACATGCCCTCGACGAACAGTTCCATCGCGGTGTCGGGACTCAACACCGGGA
It encodes:
- a CDS encoding glutathione S-transferase N-terminal domain-containing protein, translated to MANLELYELDGCPYCAKVVDKLNELGLDYESHMVPSSHSERTEVEEVSGQTGVPVLVDRDNGVEGMPESDDIVEYLEETYGDGAA
- a CDS encoding transcriptional regulator, which produces MSRSALVGNVTAMLEDAGFTVSDRCAIRPKSFDVAARRGRDLLLLKVLANVDAFDGTTGLEMRRLGEYLSATPVVVGLRTRDEELEPGVVYFRHGVPVLSPDTAMELFVEGMSPLVYAAPGGLYVNIDGDVLRDEREKRDWSLGRLASELGVSRRTVSKYEDGMNASVDVALELENMFEGDLTSPVDVLDGADEVREGEPTPDDPEPEDDDERIVTVLTRAGFEVHPTVRAPFKTVSEDNSSEENVLTGHSAFTKAAEKRARIMSSIGEVARTRSVYFVDEAKRESVDGTGLVEREELEDIDDPDELRDLIRERGEEPA